The Seriola aureovittata isolate HTS-2021-v1 ecotype China chromosome 3, ASM2101889v1, whole genome shotgun sequence genome includes a region encoding these proteins:
- the LOC130165356 gene encoding NACHT, LRR and PYD domains-containing protein 12-like: MDLQTVLKTTLKNKYQKPNEVSSENSLLPSRLCYWKPRHDGALFDLYEHEFRHVDKSSFHTWVVFTTVPLTDILSCDCKHNSSKRTVITLGVSGVGKTTTVQSCALEWAAGKGYHDIHLLFPLTFWELNLFKCKLSIIELLQTFYPELEELGGSSLNKNNVWFVLDGLDEYNLPLKFNGPAVSDVSEVTTVDVLLTSLIRGTLLPNAHVWITTRYAAATQIPDGYLLKETELQGFSNEQKEQHFRTVIGDDDLANKAIDHMRISRSLDFLCQIPSICTILATVLKSQLKADKGFKINPLSLTQIYTNLVKASNSAFIAKLKNLALLRMAEGNVMYEDDLSERDISAEDASTFSRECPLVLREEKGLHNTSVFRFGHSSIQEFLAASATLDDIEANPLRSGCCQHLVEEALQSADGKYDVFLRFIFGLIKERHMLGPTDQLFDYTKRKILESIMSDSAVSLFHCLREYDSQALLNEVKFFLKFGSSPIDGFAPMHWQFMIQRTRTFEGMRETFEMEVSMRCDDRLLRQLPAILKSRKAMLRFSNLTDKCCRALAAVLSTRESYLRELDLGYNSIGEHGVGMLVEGLNDQYCRLKVLRLQGCGVTAKACEYLATFLTQSRRLQELDLSRNEIGDLGLGCLCNGLRSHDCLIETLKLSQCNIQQKGCYYLASALQRNPDHLTVLDLSINLVGDKGANKLFRKFDISQLRKLEMYHCSLTELSCASIGEALKSEASTLVELNLSSNNLKDAGFALMCEGMYAWCSLEKLNVSRCGITGFGCICLAKVLCSVSLRYSGGMPNTDLQAVELRELDLSMNCLGDKGVREISAGLKNPYNHLKSLNLSQCSLTDDCCAELALGFGSKESILSELDLSGNDLQDKGVRKLCMGLRSPHCKLQKLSLRTCGLSPWSIQFLTTALKSNPQHLAELHVMGNSLEDSDIRQLMKLTKNQKYSLHTIDVSAD; encoded by the exons ATGGATCTCCAAACCGTTCTCAAAACCACGCTGAAGAACAAATATCAGAAACCGAATGAAGTGTCTTCTGAAAACTCATTACTCCCTTCAAGACTTTGCTATTGGAAGCCCAGGCATGACGGTGCATTATTTGATTTGTACGAGCATGAGTTTAGACATGTTGACAAGTCTAGCTTTCATACGTGGGTTGTTTTTACAACCGTCCCGCTCACAGATATTTTATCATGTGACTGCAAACATAACAGCAGTAAAAGAACAGTCATCACTTTAGGAGTGAGTGGAGTTGGAAAAACCACAACCGTGCAGAGCTGTGCTCTTGAATGGGCCGCAGGGAAGGGATACCATGATATCCaccttctgtttcctctcacaTTCTGGGAGCTAaatttgtttaaatgcaaattgaGCATAATTGAACTACTCCAGACATTTTACCCAGAACTGGAGGAGCTTGGTGGTTCCagtctaaataaaaacaatgtgtggTTTGTCCTTGATGGACTGGATGAGTATAATCTCCCCCTAAAATTCAACGGTCCAGCAGTGAGTGATGTTTCTGAGGTAACCACAGTGGATGTTCTTCTGACCAGCTTGATCAGGGGGACTTTACTTCCCAATGCTCATGTCTGGATAACAACCCGGtatgcagcagcaacacaaatcCCTGATGGCTATTTGCTCAAAGAGACTGAGCTACAAGGGTTCAGCAATGAACAGAAGGAGCAGCACTTCCGAACGGTTATCGGTGATGATGATCTGGCCAACAAAGCCATCGACCATATGAGAATATCAAGGAGTCTTGACTTCCTTTGTCAGATACCTTCAATCTGCACCATCCTGGCAACTGTTTTGAAGAGTCAACTAAAAGCAGACAAGGGGTTTAAAATCAATCCTTTGAGTCTTACCCAGATTTACACTAATCTGGTCAAAGCATCGAACTCGGCTTTTAttgcaaaactgaaaaaccTGGCACTGCTCCGGATGGCAGAGGGTAATGTAATGTACGAGGATGACCTCTCAGAGAGGGACATAAGTGCTGAAGATGCATCAACTTTCTCCAGAGAATGTCCACTTGTgttgagagaagagaaggggcTGCATAACACCTCAGTGTTTCGCTTTGGTCACTCAAGCATTCAGGAGTTCTTGGCTGCGTCTGCTACACTGGACGACATTGAAGCGAATCCTTTACGGTCTGGCTGTTGTCAGCATCTGGTGGAAGAGGCGCTGCAGAGTGCTGATGGAAAATATGATGTCTTCCTACGCTTCATCTTTGGCCTCATTAAGGAGCGTCATATGCTTGGGCccactgatcagctgtttgactaCACCAAGAGGAAGATCCTGGAGAGCATTATGTCTGACAGCGCTGTGAGTCTTTTCCACTGTCTGAGGGAGTATGACAGCCAGGCTTTACTGAATGAGGTGAAGTTCTTTCTGAAGTTTGGTTCCTCTCCTATTGATGGGTTCGCACCAATGCATTGGCAGTTTATGATCCAAAGGACCAGGACTTTTGAAGGGATGAGGGAGACTTTTGAGATGGAGGTGTCCATGAGATGTGATGACAGACTCCTCAGGCAGCTACCAGCTATTTTGAAATCAAGGAAAGCCAT GCTGCGATTCTCTAACCTGACAGACAAGTGTTGTCGAGCCTTGGCAGCAGTCCTGAGCACAAGAGAGTCATACCTGAGGGAGCTGGACCTGGGATACAACAGCATCGGTGAACATGGAGTCGGGATGCTTGTGGAGGGGCTGAATGATCAATACTGCAGACTGAAAGTTCTCCGGTTGCAAGGCTGTGGAGTGACCGCGAAAGCGTGTGAATACTTGGCCACATTCCTGACCCAATCCCGGAGACTGCAGGAGCTGGATCTCAGCAGGAATGAGATAGGAGATTTAGGACTAGGATGTCTTTGCAATGGTCTGAGATCTCATGACTGCCTGATAGAAACACTCAA ACTATCACAGTGCAACATTCAGCAGAAGGGCTGCTACTATCTAGCGTCAGCTCTGCAGAGGAACCCCGACCACCTGACAGTGTTGGATCTGAGCATCAATCTGGTCGGAGACAAGGGTGCCAACAAGCTCTTTAGAAAGTTCGATATATCACAGCTGAGAAAGCTGGA GATGTACCACTGCAGCCTCACCGAGTTAAGCTGTGCAAGTATCGGCGAAGCTCTGAAGTCTGAAGCCAGCACTCTGGTGGAACTCAACTTGAGCAGCAACAACTTGAAAGATGCAGGGTTTGCGCTCATGTGCGAAGGCATGTACGCATGGTGCAGTCTGGAAAAACTCAA TGTTTCAAGATGTGGAATCACTGGCTTTGGATGCATTTGTTTGGCAAAGGTCCTGTGTTCAGTCTCGCTGCGCTACAGTGGGGGGATGCCGAACACAGACTTGCAGGCAGTGGAGCTGAGAGAGCTTGACCTCAGCATGAACTGCCTTGGAGACAAGGGAGTCAGGGAAATTTCAGCCGGACTGAAGAATCCCTACAACCACCTTAAAAGTCTCAA tctgagCCAGTGCAGCCTGACTGATGACTGCTGTGCAGAGCTTGCATTGGGATTTGGGTCCAAGGAGAGCATCCTCAGTGAGCTGGACCTGTCTGGCAATGACCTTCAAGACAAGGGAGTAAGGAAACTCTGCATGGGACTCAGAAGCCCTCATTGCAAACTCCAGAAGCTATC ACTGCGGACCTGTGGCCTGAGCCCGTGGAGCATTCAGTTCCTGACCACTGCCCTGAAGTCAAATCCCCAACATCTGGCAGAGCTGCATGTGATGGGCAACAGCCTGGAGGACTCGGACATCAGACAGCTTATGAAACTAACAAAGAACCAGAAATACTCATTACATACAATAGA TGTCTCAGCCGactga